The Penicillium oxalicum strain HP7-1 chromosome VI, whole genome shotgun sequence genome window below encodes:
- a CDS encoding Cyclin-dependent kinase 11B, with product MSASKSRWADDDPETEAIVAQRKREKEEKRRAKAEKQRQLEEASKAQASAAAPPDPSSSSQNANGEPGPPKKRRRLSNDPDAPSAEDEVSTSEGGKKQSSLLRFPTSEWGPCRHVDNFERLNHIEEGSYGWVSRAKDITTGEIVALKKLKIENSPDGFPVTGLREIQTLLEARHQNVVYLREVVMGNKMDDVFLVMDFLEHDLKTLLDDMREPFLPSEIKTLLLQVVGGLEFLHSQWIMHRDLKTSNLLLNNRGEIKIADFGMARYYGDPPPKLTQLVVTLWYRAPELLLGADKYGTEIDMWSIGCIFGELLIKEPLLQGKNEVDQVSKIFALTGPPNQQIWPGFRSLPNAKSLRLPPTPATSTRNPPLLPRSRFPYLTNAGLDLLSSLLALNPAVRPTAQQCLAHSYFREDPRPKPKEMFPSFPSKAGMEKRRRHHTPEAPKHGQDAPELDFAGVFGGAPGGDAGEAGAGFSLRLG from the exons ATGTCGGCTTCCAAATCGCGGTGGGCAGACGACGATCCAGAAACCGAAGCCATTGTCGCTCAGCGCAAGCgcgagaaggaggagaagcgccgcgccaaggccgagaaaCAACGTCAGCTGGAGGAAGCTAGCAAAGCTCAAGCTTCAGCGGCAGCTCCTCCGGATCCAAGCAGCTCCAGCCAAAATGCCAATGGGGAACCAGGACCCCCCAAAAAGCGGCGAAGATTATCCAACGACCCCGATGCGCCGTCTGCGGAAGATGAAGTCTCGACAAgcgaggggggaaagaagcagTCGAGCCTGCTGAGGTTCCCAACCAGTGAATGGGGACCGTGTCGGCATGTCGACAACTTTGAACGCCTCAATCACATCGAAGAAGGATCTTACGGTTGGGTTTCGAGGGCCAAGGACATTACGACAGGAGAGATTGTCGCGCTCAAGAAACTGAAGATTGAGAACTCACCGGATGGGTTTCCAGTAACGGGCCTACGAGAGATACAGACATTGTTAGAGGCGCGGCATCAGAACGTTGTTTATCTGCGTGAGGTTGTCATGGGAAACAAAATGGATGA TGTATTCTTGGTGATGGATTTCTTGGAGCATGACCTGAAAACACTTCTCGACGACATGCGCGAacctttccttccttccgAAATCAAAACACTACTGTTGCAGGTCGTCGGCGGCCTCGAATTCCTACATTCCCAGTGGATCATGCACCGTGATCTCAAGACGTccaacctcctcctcaacaACCGGGGTGAAATCAAGATTGCCGATTTCGGCATGGCACGATACTATGGTGATCCACCACCCAAGTTGACACAATTGGTTGTCACGCTATGGTATCGAGCGCCGGAGCTCTTGCTCGGTGCAGACAAATACGGCACAGAGATTGACATGTGGAGTATTGGCTGCATTTTTGGAGAGCTGCTCATCAAGGAGCCTCTCCTTCAGGGGAAGAACGAAGTGGATCAGGTATCCAAGATATTTGCCTTGACCGGCCCACCTAACCAGCAAATCTGGCCCGGCTTCCGCTCTCTCCCCAATGCCAAATCTTTACGCCTGCCGCCCACGCCAGCGACGTCGACACGGAACCCGCCACTGCTGCCTCGTTCCCGATTCCCATATCTTACAAATGCGGGACTAGATCTTCTGTCGTCGTTGCTAGCGCTGAATCCTGCTGTCCGACCAACTGCTCAGCAATGTCTAGCGCATTCCTACTTCCGAGAAGATCCTCGCCCCAAGCCGAAAGAGATGTTCCCTTCATTTCCCTCCAAGGCTGGAATGGAGAAACGCAGACGCCATCATACACCCGAGGCACCAAAGCATGGACAAGACGCTCCCGAGCTGGACTTTGCGGGCGTCTTTGGTGGTGCCCCTGGAGGCGACGCGGGCGAGGCAGGTGCCGGCTTCTCTCTTCGCCTTGGATGA
- a CDS encoding Aspartate aminotransferase, cytoplasmic, with protein sequence MTNSRQHQNPSHSSSTIPPSASSSSSTSATGTARDRLTSLSSHIMGSNGSASVFTPAAVAAAPEDPLFGLMKAYREDPFEKKVDLGIGAYRDNNAKPWILPVVKKADHAIHNDPTLNHEYLSISGLAEFTSAAQKLVVGAESPAIREKRICTLQTISGTGAVHLGGLFLAKFHPAQPKPTIYLSNPTWANHNQIFTNVGLPIATYPYFSAKTKGLDFDGMIGALQAAPAGSIILLHACAHNPTGVDPTQEQWKQIAAVMRERHQFPFFDTAYQGFASGDLVRDAWAIRYFVEQGFELCVAQSFAKNFGLYGERTGAFHFVSAPGADASTAIQHIASQLAILQRSEISNPPAYGARIASKVLNDPQLFAEWEEDLRTMSGRIQEMRRGLREQLEKRGTPGSWEHITSQIGMFSFTGLNENQVKILRDKWHVYMTKNGRISMAGLNTNNLEYFAEAVDSVVRETS encoded by the exons ATGACCAACTCCCGTCAACATCAAAACCCCTcccattcctcctccaccatccccccttctgcttcttcttcttcctccacctccgccaccGGCACTGCTCGCGATCGTCtcacctccctctcttcacaCATCATGGGTTCCAACGGGTCCGCCTCCGTCTTCACTCCGGCCGCTGTCGCCGCGGCCCCCGAAGACCCTCTTTTTGGCCTGATGAAGGCCTATCGCGAAGATCCTTTCGAGAAGAAGGTCGACCTGGGCATCGGTGCCTACCGGGACAACAACGCCAAGCCCTGGATTCTCCCCGTCGTGAAGAAG GCCGACCACGCCATTCACAATGACCCCACATTGAACCACGAGTATCTGTCCATTAGCGGTCTTGCCGAGTTCACCTCCGCCGCTCAGAAGCTTGTCGTGGGCGCGGAGAGTCCCGCGATCCGCGAGAAACGG ATCTGTACCCTGCAGACCATTTCAGGCACTGGCGCCGTTCACCTGGGCGGTCTTTTCCTCGCCAAATTCCACCCTGCGCAGCCCAAGCCGACCATCTACCTGTCCAACCCGACCTGGGCCAATCACAACCAGATCTTCACCAACGTTGGTCTCCCCATTGCCACGTACCCATACTTCTCcgccaagaccaagggcCTCGACTTTGATGGCATGATCGGTGCGCTGCAGGCAGCGCCTGCCGGTTCCATCATCCTGCTGCATGCCTGCGCACACAACCCCACCGGCGTGGACCCCACGCAAGAGCAGTGGAAGCAGATCGCAGCGGTGATGCGCGAGCGCCACCAGTTCCCCTTCTTCGACACCGCCTACCAGGGCTTCGCCTCGGGTGACTTGGTTCGCGATGCCTGGGCGATTCGCTACTTTGTCGAGCAGGGCTTTGAGCTCTGCGTCGCCCAGTCCTTTGCCAAGAACTTTGGTCTGTATGGTGAGCGAACGGGTGCCTTCCACTTTGTCTCCGCCCCGGGTGCGGATGCCTCCACGGCGATTCAGCACATCGCCAGTCAGCTGGCGATCCTGCAGCGCTCGGAGATCTCCAATCCTCCCGCGTATGGTGCGCGGATCGCCAGCAAGGTTCTCAACGACCCCCAGCTCTTTGCCGAGTGGGAGGAGGATCTGCGGACCATGAGTGGACGGATTCAGGAAATGCGTCGTGGTCTGCGCGAGCAATTGGAGAAGCGTGGCACCCCTGGCAGCTGGGAACACATTACCTCCCAGATTGGCATGTTCAGCTTCACCGGCTTGAATGAGAACCAGGTTAAGATTCTCCGGGATAAGTGGCACGTCTACATG ACCAAGAACGGCCGTATTTCCATGGCCGGCCTCAACACGAATAACCTGGAATACTTTGCCGAGGCAGTCGACAGTGTTGTCCGCGAAACTTCATAA
- a CDS encoding Superoxide dismutase 1 copper chaperone has product MIDSFQTTFSVPMTCGSCVKSVSESLYKVEGITKVDVNLQEQLVLVEGTAPPSSIVSAIQNTGRDAILRGSGTTNSSAVCILETHSNIVANKIRGLARMVQVSSNMTLVDLTINGLSPGKYYATVREAGDISRGAESTGGIWESLKNKVLGTDTATPDEKESRGVFGSVEVDQHGRGNVFLDRPVAIWELIGRSMVVAKSKEGPFQREDENTLVGVIARSAGVWDNDKMVCSCSGKNVWQERQEQVSQGMV; this is encoded by the exons ATGATTGACTCATTCCAG ACGACCTTCTCGGTCCCCATGACCTGTGGGAGCTGTGTGAAGAGCGTGTCCGAGTCTCTATACAAAGTTGAAG GGATCACGAAAGTCGATGTAAACCTGCAGGAACAGCTTGTTCTCGTCGAAGGCACCGCGCCACCGAGCTCAATCGTCTCTGCAATCCAGAACACTGGCCGGGACGCGATTCTCCGTGGCAGCGGGACTACAAATA GCTCTGCGGTCTGCATTCTCGAAACGCATTCCAACATTGTTGCCAATAAGATCCGTGGTCTCGCCCGAATGGTGCAGGTTTCCTCTAACATGACTCTGGTCGACTTGACCATCAACGGTCTGTCGCCTGGGAAATACTACGCGACCGTGCGAGAGGCTGGTGATATATCACGCGGTGCAGAATCTACCGGTGGGATCTGGGAGTCTCTCAAGAACAAGGTGCTAGGCACCGACACCGCAACCCCGGACGAAAAGGAATCCCGCGGTGTCTTTGGCAGCGTGGAGGTGGACCAACATGGCCGCGGCAATGTCTTCCTTGACCGGCCAGTGGCGATTTGGGAATTAATTGGGCGCAGCATGGTTGTCGCAAAGAGCAAGGAGGGTCCGTTCCAACGAGAAGACGAAAACACCCTGGTGGGAGTCATCGCCCGTAGTGCAGGAGTGTGGGATAACGACAAGATGGTCTGCTCCTGCTCTGGCAAGAATGTCTGGCAGGAGCGACAGGAACAAGTCAGTCAAGGCATGGTCTGA